One genomic window of Thermorudis peleae includes the following:
- a CDS encoding PQQ-dependent sugar dehydrogenase, whose protein sequence is MVRQRESHRLTRRSLLTAALGVGLLACGRSAAPSPTPAPASPAPAHASSATAAAPSTSTPPPSSARAASPTMTIASSPSAGVSPTPAPPTATPAPRGPVPVTVTTFLSNLEVPWDIAFAPDGRIFITERPGRLRVVIQNQLRPEPVATLSDVAATGEGGLLGLALDPDFTHNHYLYLYYTTHTANGTLVNRVVRFTEHDNQLTDPTVLLDGIPGAVLHNGGRIAFGPDGKLYITVGDARNPNAAQDLRSPSGKILRINPDGSIPSDNPFPNSPIWSYGHRNPQGLAWRPGTGQLYETEHGPSGEFGLYAHDELNLIEPGKNYGWPAYASDVRISGGVDAVPPLLDSGNQTWAPSGMTFVSHDRIPQWQGSLLFAGLRGEGLWRVTLSADGRRVTGTEVLYQGQFGRLRTVVEGPDGTLSVLTNNRDGRGRPQQGDDRVLLIKPAGS, encoded by the coding sequence ATGGTTCGTCAACGTGAAAGCCACCGGCTCACCCGCCGCTCCCTTCTGACGGCAGCGCTTGGAGTGGGGCTACTCGCGTGCGGCCGCAGCGCCGCGCCAAGCCCAACGCCAGCTCCGGCGAGCCCGGCGCCAGCTCATGCGAGCTCGGCGACAGCAGCGGCCCCCTCGACCTCGACACCGCCGCCGTCATCAGCCCGTGCTGCATCACCAACGATGACCATCGCGAGTTCGCCAAGCGCAGGCGTGTCGCCAACTCCCGCACCACCGACCGCGACCCCGGCACCACGCGGTCCTGTGCCGGTCACCGTCACAACTTTCCTGTCTAACCTCGAAGTGCCGTGGGATATCGCCTTCGCTCCTGATGGCCGCATCTTCATCACCGAGCGGCCTGGACGGCTACGCGTGGTGATCCAAAACCAGCTGCGTCCCGAGCCGGTCGCGACGCTCAGCGACGTCGCCGCAACTGGCGAGGGCGGCCTGCTCGGGCTTGCGCTCGACCCCGACTTCACCCACAATCATTACCTCTACCTCTACTACACGACGCACACAGCCAATGGCACACTGGTCAACCGTGTCGTCCGCTTCACCGAGCACGATAATCAACTGACTGATCCGACCGTGCTGCTCGACGGTATCCCTGGCGCTGTCCTGCACAATGGCGGGCGCATCGCCTTCGGACCCGATGGGAAGCTCTATATTACAGTTGGCGACGCACGGAACCCCAACGCTGCACAGGATTTGCGTTCCCCGTCGGGCAAGATCTTGCGCATCAATCCCGATGGTTCAATCCCGTCCGACAACCCGTTTCCCAACTCGCCAATCTGGTCGTATGGCCATCGCAACCCGCAAGGGCTTGCCTGGCGTCCTGGCACTGGCCAGCTCTACGAGACGGAGCACGGCCCGTCTGGCGAATTTGGTCTGTATGCCCACGACGAGCTGAACCTGATTGAACCCGGGAAGAACTACGGCTGGCCGGCCTACGCGAGCGACGTGCGGATTAGCGGCGGTGTCGATGCCGTTCCACCACTGCTCGACAGTGGCAACCAGACGTGGGCACCGTCTGGCATGACGTTTGTCAGCCATGACCGCATTCCGCAATGGCAAGGCAGCCTGCTTTTTGCCGGCCTGCGCGGTGAAGGGCTCTGGCGCGTCACGCTCTCTGCAGATGGGCGACGCGTCACTGGAACCGAAGTGCTCTACCAGGGCCAGTTCGGCCGGCTCCGCACGGTCGTTGAAGGGCCAGACGGCACCCTCTCTGTGCTCACCAATAACCGCGATGGCCGGGGTCGTCCACAACAAGGCGACGACCGGGTCCTGCTGATCAAGCCAGCAGGAAGCTAA
- the map gene encoding type I methionyl aminopeptidase, protein MAISLKQPEQLRLMREAGKIVAETLRVLEAAVRPGITTAELDALAERTIRRYGAVPSFKGYRGFPASTCISVNDEVVHGIPGPRVLRDGDIVSIDIGARYRGYHGDATITVPVGEISPEAARLIAVCREALARGIEQARAGRRLTDISAVIQQYVEAQGFSVVRDLYGHGIGRALHEEPLLPHYGPPGQGPLLRPGMVLTIEPMITAGRPETRVLPDNWTIVTADGSLAAQFEHTVAITENGPEILTEL, encoded by the coding sequence ATGGCGATCTCGCTGAAGCAGCCGGAACAGCTGCGACTGATGCGCGAAGCTGGCAAGATTGTCGCTGAGACGCTCCGCGTCCTCGAGGCTGCTGTCCGGCCCGGTATCACGACGGCTGAACTTGATGCCTTAGCTGAGCGGACGATCCGTCGCTACGGCGCCGTTCCGTCGTTTAAAGGCTACCGCGGCTTTCCGGCAAGCACCTGCATCTCCGTCAATGACGAGGTCGTCCACGGCATTCCTGGCCCGCGCGTGCTGCGCGACGGCGACATTGTCAGCATCGATATTGGCGCGCGCTACCGCGGCTACCATGGTGACGCGACCATTACCGTACCCGTTGGGGAAATCTCGCCGGAAGCTGCGCGGCTGATTGCCGTCTGCCGTGAGGCGTTAGCACGTGGCATCGAGCAAGCCCGCGCGGGACGGCGGCTGACCGATATCTCGGCAGTGATTCAACAGTACGTCGAAGCGCAGGGCTTTTCCGTCGTGCGTGATCTCTACGGCCACGGCATTGGCCGCGCGCTGCACGAGGAGCCGTTGCTGCCCCACTATGGCCCGCCAGGACAAGGCCCGTTGCTGCGCCCCGGTATGGTGCTGACCATTGAGCCGATGATTACCGCAGGACGGCCCGAAACGCGCGTGTTGCCCGATAACTGGACCATCGTGACAGCGGACGGTAGCCTCGCGGCCCAGTTCGAGCATACCGTCGCGATTACCGAGAATGGCCCGGAGATCCTGACCGAACTCTAA
- a CDS encoding M20 metallopeptidase family protein gives MSTPQVAITPELDAWLRETRRYLHMHPELSLEETNTARFVAGHLRELGIPHRTGVGGDGRPLHLPPELLAAAGITPKPTTGGNGVVALIEGGRPGKTLLLRADMDALPIEEQNDVPYRSQRPGVMHACGHDAHTTILLGVAEVLNSLKAHLPGRVKLMFQPAEEGPAGALAMIHDGVLDDPPVDAALALHVDPSHRAGEIAVSGGPSTAAADTFTITVRGFGGHAARPQAAVDPIVIAAQLVVALQTLVSREIDPLKPAVVTVGRLTAGTTDNVIPNEATLEGTVRTYDAAVRDHLERRIGELARGLAQAMRAEANVIYLRGYPPLYNDPALAALVQEVGRELLGPEHVYERAPIMAAEDFAYIAERVPACMFSLGVANPERGIRYPVHHPRFDLDEDALVVGVRVMATAALRWLEAHAQDN, from the coding sequence ATGTCAACACCTCAGGTCGCGATCACACCCGAACTCGACGCGTGGTTGCGTGAAACCCGTCGCTATCTGCACATGCACCCCGAGCTGTCACTGGAAGAGACCAACACCGCCCGGTTTGTCGCCGGACACCTGCGGGAACTCGGGATTCCGCATCGCACTGGCGTCGGTGGCGATGGTCGCCCACTCCATCTCCCACCCGAACTGCTGGCTGCCGCAGGCATCACGCCGAAGCCGACGACCGGCGGCAACGGTGTCGTGGCGCTGATCGAAGGCGGTCGCCCGGGGAAAACGCTCCTGCTGCGCGCTGACATGGACGCGCTGCCGATCGAGGAGCAGAACGACGTGCCTTATCGCTCGCAGCGGCCAGGGGTGATGCACGCCTGTGGGCATGACGCCCATACCACGATCTTGCTGGGCGTTGCCGAAGTGCTCAACAGCCTGAAAGCGCACCTGCCAGGGCGAGTCAAGCTCATGTTCCAGCCTGCCGAGGAAGGCCCGGCTGGCGCGCTCGCGATGATCCACGACGGCGTGCTCGATGATCCACCGGTCGACGCCGCCCTGGCACTGCACGTCGACCCAAGCCATCGCGCTGGCGAGATTGCGGTTTCCGGTGGCCCATCCACCGCCGCTGCGGATACGTTCACGATTACCGTGCGTGGATTCGGCGGACATGCCGCACGGCCGCAGGCAGCGGTCGATCCGATCGTCATTGCCGCTCAACTCGTCGTCGCCCTGCAGACGCTCGTCAGCCGGGAGATCGATCCCCTCAAGCCTGCAGTCGTGACCGTCGGGCGGCTGACCGCCGGCACGACCGATAACGTGATTCCCAACGAGGCCACGCTCGAAGGCACCGTCCGCACGTACGACGCAGCGGTGCGGGATCATCTTGAGCGGCGCATCGGTGAGCTCGCACGCGGACTCGCGCAGGCGATGCGCGCCGAGGCCAATGTCATCTACCTGCGCGGCTATCCGCCACTCTACAACGACCCAGCCCTCGCAGCGCTGGTCCAGGAGGTCGGCCGCGAACTGCTTGGTCCTGAGCACGTCTACGAGCGCGCGCCGATTATGGCCGCCGAAGACTTCGCCTACATTGCTGAGCGTGTGCCTGCGTGCATGTTCAGTTTAGGCGTGGCCAACCCTGAACGCGGCATCCGCTATCCCGTGCACCATCCACGCTTTGACCTGGACGAAGACGCGCTTGTGGTCGGCGTCCGCGTCATGGCCACCGCGGCCTTGCGCTGGCTCGAAGCGCACGCGCAAGACAACTGA
- a CDS encoding cupredoxin domain-containing protein translates to MTVAPGTTVVWVNTGAVQHTVADKQLTWSSSILDPGARFEHTFTQPGEYAYWCTLHPTMLGTVIVR, encoded by the coding sequence ATCACGGTTGCGCCGGGAACGACGGTCGTCTGGGTGAATACGGGCGCAGTCCAGCATACCGTCGCCGACAAGCAACTCACCTGGAGTTCATCGATCCTCGATCCGGGTGCACGGTTCGAGCACACCTTCACCCAACCTGGTGAATACGCGTACTGGTGCACCCTCCACCCAACTATGCTCGGCACGGTGATCGTTCGGTAG
- a CDS encoding aldehyde ferredoxin oxidoreductase family protein — protein MKAVHGQCLVVDLSDGTATAVALPELVFASVLGGNGLASYLLYRFCPPGADPLGPENPLIFATSPFLGTGLTTSSKLALAAKSPQTERIGDSISSSYLALALKHTGFDALVIRGQARDWSVLIVEDDQVRLEPADDMLGLDPTATADALRARLGRGFRVAAIGLAGERGVRFASISNDGRLAGRTGLGAVMGQKRLKAVAVRGTRPLPSVADPAAVAAAARALAARSQGPETAKYRVLGTVANVALFNRLGVLPTRNFQAGQFEGAEELSGEHLVTTRRVDTHACAACTIGCEHHFLAKGNGAKARLEYETLYALGPLCGIADPDIVVQAAALCDRYAMDAISAGGTIAWAMECVERGIALPGDPADWPRFGDGPSLLRALNLIGQRQGPLGALLAEGSRRAAHVLGQGSEAWAMHVKGLELPGYDPRKLKTMALGLAVATRGACHNRSSAYEVDFSDQLPPDAAARARAEAAVRAEDTAAVIDSLTLCKFLRHCFDDLFAEAAHLWTLVTGLPLDADGLRQAGTRINTLKKAFNLREGWTRHEDTLPPRLLQSPDSLVDGTELDRLVAAYYAVRGWDDAGRIPLPQWRALGLEALLGPLEGVCGGYARR, from the coding sequence ATGAAGGCCGTACACGGCCAGTGCCTCGTGGTCGACCTCTCCGATGGCACTGCGACCGCAGTTGCATTACCTGAGCTGGTCTTTGCCAGCGTCTTGGGCGGGAACGGTCTTGCCAGCTACCTGCTGTACCGGTTCTGCCCGCCCGGGGCCGATCCGCTTGGGCCAGAAAACCCCCTGATCTTTGCGACAAGTCCTTTCCTCGGCACTGGGCTCACGACATCGAGCAAGCTTGCGTTGGCCGCCAAGTCACCGCAAACCGAGCGCATTGGCGATTCAATTTCCTCAAGCTACCTTGCACTTGCGCTGAAGCATACTGGCTTCGATGCCCTGGTCATTCGCGGGCAAGCGCGAGACTGGTCCGTCTTGATCGTCGAAGACGACCAGGTACGCCTTGAGCCTGCTGACGACATGCTCGGGCTTGACCCCACGGCAACCGCTGACGCACTGCGGGCGCGCCTCGGACGGGGCTTTCGCGTCGCGGCCATCGGGCTTGCCGGTGAGCGCGGCGTCCGCTTTGCGTCGATCAGCAACGATGGGCGCCTGGCTGGTCGCACGGGCCTCGGTGCCGTGATGGGACAGAAACGGTTGAAGGCTGTTGCCGTGCGTGGCACGCGCCCGCTGCCGTCAGTGGCTGATCCGGCGGCGGTCGCTGCGGCTGCGCGGGCCCTCGCGGCACGGAGTCAGGGGCCGGAGACAGCGAAGTACCGCGTGCTCGGCACGGTTGCCAACGTTGCGCTGTTCAACCGGCTCGGCGTGCTCCCAACACGCAACTTCCAGGCTGGACAGTTTGAGGGGGCCGAGGAACTGAGCGGTGAACATCTCGTTACCACGCGCCGCGTCGATACCCATGCCTGCGCTGCCTGCACGATTGGCTGTGAGCATCATTTCCTTGCGAAAGGCAATGGGGCAAAGGCGCGGCTCGAGTATGAAACGCTTTACGCCCTCGGCCCGCTTTGTGGCATCGCCGACCCTGATATCGTGGTGCAAGCCGCAGCCCTCTGCGATCGCTACGCGATGGACGCCATCAGCGCCGGCGGCACGATTGCGTGGGCAATGGAGTGTGTTGAACGCGGGATTGCCCTCCCTGGTGATCCCGCAGACTGGCCTCGTTTCGGCGATGGCCCAAGCCTCTTGCGCGCCCTCAACCTGATCGGCCAACGGCAGGGGCCACTTGGTGCGCTGCTGGCTGAAGGCTCGCGCCGCGCTGCGCACGTGCTTGGTCAGGGCAGCGAGGCATGGGCCATGCATGTCAAGGGGCTCGAGCTGCCCGGCTACGACCCGCGTAAGCTCAAGACGATGGCGTTAGGGCTGGCAGTCGCAACCCGGGGGGCGTGTCACAACCGCTCTTCAGCCTATGAAGTCGATTTCTCCGATCAGCTTCCGCCCGATGCCGCAGCACGCGCGCGTGCGGAAGCCGCTGTCCGGGCGGAAGATACCGCAGCCGTTATCGACTCGTTGACACTCTGCAAGTTCTTGCGCCACTGCTTCGACGACCTCTTTGCAGAGGCTGCCCACCTCTGGACGCTCGTTACTGGCTTACCCCTTGATGCTGATGGCCTTCGGCAAGCTGGTACACGGATTAACACTCTGAAGAAAGCCTTTAACCTTCGCGAGGGATGGACGCGCCACGAGGACACGCTGCCGCCACGCCTCCTGCAGAGCCCCGACTCGCTCGTTGATGGCACTGAACTTGACCGTCTTGTCGCGGCATACTATGCAGTGCGCGGCTGGGACGACGCCGGGCGGATTCCGTTGCCCCAGTGGCGCGCACTGGGGCTTGAGGCACTCCTCGGCCCCCTTGAAGGGGTGTGCGGCGGCTATGCTCGACGATGA
- a CDS encoding NUDIX domain-containing protein, translated as MPEPATEPPEQPVSSRVAFQGRLIRVRVDQVRTPDGQEHTREVAEHPGAVAILPVLPSGQLVLVRQYRHAVGRTLLEVPAGTREPGESPLATAQRELFEETGYQAARFEELARFYVSPGWANEELIVYRAMGLRAGAARPADDERIDVVIVDPEALPRLVRQREIADAKTLVALGVHFGGIPRLNGAGS; from the coding sequence ATGCCAGAACCAGCGACCGAGCCACCCGAGCAGCCGGTGTCGTCCCGGGTCGCGTTCCAGGGCCGGCTGATCCGTGTCCGGGTCGATCAGGTGCGCACGCCCGATGGACAGGAGCATACGCGCGAAGTTGCCGAGCACCCCGGTGCCGTTGCGATTCTGCCGGTGTTGCCGAGCGGACAACTCGTGCTCGTCCGGCAGTACCGCCATGCTGTCGGCCGGACGTTGCTTGAGGTGCCGGCTGGCACGCGTGAGCCCGGTGAATCGCCGTTAGCTACCGCACAGCGCGAGCTCTTCGAGGAGACGGGCTATCAGGCCGCGCGCTTTGAAGAACTTGCTCGCTTCTACGTCTCACCCGGCTGGGCCAACGAGGAATTGATCGTCTACCGAGCCATGGGTCTGCGGGCTGGCGCGGCCCGTCCAGCTGACGATGAGCGGATCGATGTGGTCATTGTCGATCCTGAGGCGTTGCCACGGCTCGTCCGCCAGCGCGAGATTGCCGACGCCAAGACGCTGGTCGCACTCGGCGTGCACTTCGGCGGTATCCCACGGTTGAACGGGGCGGGAAGCTGA
- a CDS encoding LPXTG cell wall anchor domain-containing protein translates to MPKLFRGKRPPHSIVGIQFLIALLLTLGVVLGNLPTFSVAASSGKSEPSNSETSTLQTIPVKQSQIGTTGCQSADTMLWHFIINQIDTPSDAPGSITVTFQQAGTKTVNLYTVTNGGTAHYIVQTGPGDTLLNATAQIYKDWSGQFNLSSPKCHPAPTPTPTKTPTATPTNTATPTATPTKTPTPTPCCKCDDEDEHCTPTPTVTATATPTETPTATPTETPTATPTATPTQTPTATPTATPTETPTATPTETPTATPTETPTATPTETPTATPTETPTATPTETPTATPTATPTETPTATPTETPTATPTATPTPVTPTPTPVTPTPTATPTPTVPITPSAPILTLTKVWSGTPTVGSVTIQVTTSNGTTTVTCSGSVQSGATWNCSPAVTLPANPNAQVTIIETTALPGTWSIAGTGTYTVSQLCGNATACSHAVTNTRTTTPPPPPTGGGAPPPVIVIPPVSQASPIVGTPTPTATATATATSTPTPVSQPSPITATATTPAVSQASPAVSTPTTVSQASPATGTPVPQVLPKTGQAQDSSPFWVLTIAGLALLSLGTAAKLRRRAGIR, encoded by the coding sequence ATGCCTAAACTATTCCGCGGGAAACGACCGCCTCACTCAATAGTTGGAATCCAGTTCTTGATTGCACTACTACTTACGTTGGGGGTGGTTCTTGGGAATCTTCCCACCTTTTCCGTTGCTGCATCGAGTGGAAAGTCAGAACCATCAAATTCAGAGACATCAACATTACAGACAATCCCTGTCAAGCAAAGCCAAATCGGCACCACAGGCTGCCAGTCAGCCGATACCATGCTCTGGCACTTCATCATCAATCAAATCGATACTCCGAGCGACGCACCAGGCTCAATCACTGTCACGTTCCAGCAAGCTGGCACAAAGACGGTAAACCTCTACACAGTTACCAATGGCGGAACCGCGCACTACATCGTCCAAACCGGACCAGGGGACACGCTCCTGAACGCCACCGCGCAGATCTACAAAGACTGGAGCGGGCAGTTCAATCTGAGCAGCCCAAAATGTCATCCAGCCCCCACACCCACGCCAACCAAGACACCGACGGCGACGCCAACCAACACGGCGACCCCAACCGCGACCCCGACGAAGACACCGACCCCAACGCCATGCTGTAAGTGCGATGACGAAGATGAGCACTGCACACCCACGCCAACGGTAACGGCAACGGCGACCCCGACGGAGACGCCAACGGCCACGCCAACTGAGACACCAACGGCCACGCCAACGGCCACCCCAACTCAGACGCCAACGGCAACCCCGACGGCGACGCCGACTGAGACGCCGACGGCAACCCCAACTGAGACCCCGACGGCGACGCCGACTGAGACGCCGACGGCAACCCCAACCGAGACACCGACGGCGACACCGACTGAGACGCCGACGGCGACACCAACTGAGACGCCAACAGCCACGCCGACGGCAACCCCGACTGAGACGCCAACGGCAACCCCGACGGAGACGCCAACAGCGACGCCGACGGCGACACCGACACCGGTGACGCCCACGCCAACGCCGGTGACGCCAACACCCACGGCCACACCAACGCCGACGGTGCCGATCACGCCGAGCGCGCCGATCTTGACGCTCACTAAGGTCTGGAGCGGTACGCCGACCGTTGGCAGCGTCACGATCCAGGTCACGACCAGCAACGGCACGACGACCGTCACCTGCTCTGGCTCAGTGCAGAGCGGGGCAACCTGGAACTGCAGCCCAGCCGTGACCCTGCCCGCTAACCCGAACGCGCAGGTGACGATCATCGAGACAACCGCGCTACCCGGCACCTGGTCGATCGCTGGCACTGGCACCTACACGGTCAGCCAGCTCTGCGGCAACGCCACCGCCTGCAGCCACGCCGTCACCAACACCCGCACGACGACGCCGCCACCGCCGCCGACTGGTGGAGGCGCGCCACCGCCGGTGATCGTGATCCCGCCGGTCTCCCAGGCATCGCCAATCGTCGGTACGCCGACACCGACGGCAACGGCAACCGCGACGGCGACGAGCACGCCGACGCCGGTCTCGCAGCCATCGCCGATCACGGCTACGGCGACCACACCGGCAGTCAGCCAGGCCTCACCGGCGGTCAGCACGCCAACGACGGTGAGCCAAGCTTCCCCGGCGACCGGCACGCCGGTGCCACAGGTGCTGCCGAAGACCGGTCAGGCGCAGGACAGCAGCCCGTTCTGGGTGCTCACGATTGCCGGCCTGGCCTTGCTCTCGCTCGGGACGGCTGCGAAGCTCCGCCGGCGCGCTGGCATCCGCTAA
- a CDS encoding N-acetylmuramoyl-L-alanine amidase family protein: protein MRRPASWGWICWMVALLCLPACLSPAPRTPDAPAMPASTPSAHLLAVTPPPPPLTAATPFPLTPSSHAGVDAFIDPGHGGVDDGATGVTSDGRPVAEKTITLAIALQTAAMLEADGFRVALSRTDDSLPDLQPSDLTAEGDALTPDGVLHDLQRRIDRANASGARVLLSIHLNSFDDPEVGGAETIYDASRPFADQNLQFAQLVQQHVVAALHQAGYPVDDRGVVNDSDLTGGESFGVLPASYNHLVLLGPELPGLVNPSQMPGALSEPLFISNPEEATLATNPAIQQALARAYADAIEAFLRGATAN from the coding sequence ATGCGACGGCCGGCGTCCTGGGGGTGGATCTGCTGGATGGTTGCGCTCCTCTGTCTGCCCGCGTGCCTCTCCCCTGCCCCGCGCACACCAGATGCTCCCGCGATGCCTGCCAGCACACCAAGCGCTCACCTTCTCGCCGTCACCCCTCCCCCTCCTCCCCTCACCGCCGCAACTCCCTTCCCCCTCACACCGTCGAGTCATGCCGGTGTCGACGCCTTCATCGACCCAGGTCACGGTGGTGTCGATGATGGCGCCACCGGCGTGACCTCCGACGGTCGCCCGGTCGCTGAGAAGACAATCACGCTCGCGATTGCGCTGCAAACTGCGGCCATGCTCGAAGCCGACGGCTTTCGCGTCGCGCTCTCGCGCACTGACGATTCCCTGCCCGACTTGCAGCCGAGCGACCTGACAGCCGAGGGCGATGCCCTCACGCCCGACGGCGTGCTCCACGACCTCCAACGCCGCATCGACCGGGCAAACGCCAGCGGGGCACGCGTGCTCCTGAGCATTCACCTCAATAGCTTCGATGACCCGGAGGTTGGGGGCGCTGAAACGATCTATGACGCCAGCCGCCCGTTCGCTGACCAAAACCTGCAGTTCGCGCAGCTTGTCCAGCAGCACGTTGTCGCGGCGCTACACCAGGCCGGCTATCCCGTCGATGATCGGGGAGTAGTGAACGACAGCGACCTCACTGGCGGCGAATCCTTCGGCGTGCTCCCGGCAAGCTATAACCACCTCGTCCTGCTCGGCCCGGAACTGCCCGGGCTGGTCAATCCGAGCCAGATGCCGGGAGCGCTCAGTGAACCGCTCTTCATCTCGAACCCCGAGGAAGCAACGCTCGCCACCAACCCGGCTATCCAGCAGGCACTCGCGCGTGCATATGCCGATGCGATCGAGGCGTTTCTGCGCGGGGCAACGGCCAATTAG
- a CDS encoding MoaD/ThiS family protein, whose amino-acid sequence MRPTSAQQPTVTVELFGVPQLLAQTRQVELSAATLHELAQQLATRLPALAGSVVDRATGWLLPGYIFVVDGRFTRDPNYQLARGARVLLVAAQAGGM is encoded by the coding sequence ATGCGACCAACATCAGCCCAACAACCAACAGTCACGGTAGAATTGTTCGGCGTGCCACAGCTCTTGGCTCAAACCCGGCAGGTCGAGCTCTCGGCCGCGACGTTGCACGAGCTTGCCCAGCAACTCGCGACACGCCTCCCCGCGCTTGCAGGCAGCGTGGTCGATCGCGCTACCGGCTGGCTCCTGCCGGGCTACATCTTCGTCGTCGATGGGCGCTTCACGCGCGATCCGAACTACCAGCTCGCCCGTGGCGCACGTGTCCTTTTAGTCGCCGCACAAGCGGGAGGCATGTGA
- a CDS encoding RidA family protein gives MEVERRLAELGITLPKVPEPAGNYVHAVQTGNLVFLSGKGPLNPDGTVPIGKVGRDVTTAEAYQHARSVGLTLLAVLKEHLGDLDRVRRVVKVFGMVNAAPDFGEHPAVINGCSDLFVEVFGDRGRHARSAVGMGSLPHGITVEIEAIVEVE, from the coding sequence GTGGAAGTCGAACGACGGCTTGCTGAACTCGGCATTACGCTCCCCAAGGTGCCAGAGCCTGCTGGCAACTATGTCCACGCTGTCCAAACGGGGAATCTGGTTTTCCTCTCGGGCAAAGGGCCGCTCAATCCTGATGGGACAGTGCCGATCGGTAAAGTTGGGCGCGATGTGACGACTGCCGAAGCGTACCAGCATGCCCGCTCGGTTGGGCTGACGCTGCTTGCAGTGCTCAAGGAGCATCTCGGTGACCTTGACCGCGTCCGGCGAGTTGTCAAGGTCTTTGGGATGGTGAATGCTGCGCCGGATTTCGGTGAGCATCCGGCGGTGATCAACGGCTGCTCTGATCTGTTTGTCGAAGTCTTCGGCGACCGAGGCCGTCATGCCCGCTCGGCTGTCGGCATGGGCTCACTGCCACACGGCATTACCGTCGAGATCGAGGCGATCGTCGAAGTTGAGTAA
- a CDS encoding DMT family transporter, with translation MDAQRAGAAEAAKAGRLATWTKKVARVIDLPALVAVAIWGAAFPVIKVGYEGFPPLAYAALRPVLSVLALLLVLGWQHQPVLVERRDWPRLLLAGYAGMAVFQASFLYGLARTSAGHSALLLCASPLLGAPLLAVAGVVPLTRRAALGLLCGFLGVGLVVLDRSSGAGVTLLGDALTLLAALGWVGVTVLPQPLVARYGAVRITMWMLAASATVLLPPAWRELIQIVRHPPGLLPWLSLLYSSVIAMALANALWQQAAHRLGTVATLAYFYLQPVGAILLAWPLLGERPSWLQLLGGGIVCLGVALAQSPRPSADAST, from the coding sequence ATGGACGCACAACGAGCAGGCGCAGCGGAGGCAGCAAAGGCCGGCCGACTCGCAACCTGGACGAAGAAGGTCGCTCGGGTCATTGACCTACCGGCGCTGGTCGCGGTCGCAATTTGGGGCGCAGCCTTTCCCGTGATCAAAGTAGGCTATGAAGGCTTCCCGCCGCTTGCCTACGCTGCCCTGCGGCCAGTGCTGTCGGTCCTCGCGCTCCTGCTGGTGCTTGGTTGGCAACATCAGCCGGTCCTTGTCGAACGCCGCGATTGGCCGCGGTTGCTCCTTGCGGGCTATGCTGGCATGGCTGTGTTTCAAGCGAGCTTCCTGTACGGCCTGGCCCGGACAAGCGCTGGGCATAGTGCGCTGCTCCTCTGCGCAAGTCCGCTGCTTGGCGCACCCTTGCTGGCCGTAGCTGGGGTCGTGCCCCTGACACGCCGGGCTGCCCTTGGCCTGCTCTGCGGCTTTCTCGGCGTCGGCCTCGTCGTGCTCGATCGCTCGTCAGGGGCAGGCGTGACGCTGCTTGGCGACGCGCTCACGTTGCTGGCCGCACTTGGCTGGGTCGGCGTAACGGTGCTGCCGCAGCCGTTAGTCGCCCGCTATGGCGCCGTGCGGATCACCATGTGGATGCTCGCGGCGAGTGCGACGGTGTTACTGCCACCAGCCTGGCGCGAACTGATCCAGATTGTGCGGCATCCGCCTGGGTTGCTGCCCTGGCTCTCGCTGCTCTACAGTTCCGTGATTGCAATGGCCCTAGCGAATGCGCTCTGGCAGCAAGCGGCGCATCGCTTAGGGACGGTGGCAACCCTCGCCTACTTCTACCTCCAGCCGGTCGGGGCTATTCTCCTGGCGTGGCCACTGCTCGGCGAGCGGCCCAGTTGGCTGCAACTCCTTGGCGGCGGCATCGTCTGCCTCGGTGTTGCGCTGGCTCAGTCGCCGCGGCCGTCCGCTGACGCGTCGACATAA